DNA from Daucus carota subsp. sativus chromosome 1, DH1 v3.0, whole genome shotgun sequence:
TAACAAGcgtttggattagttatttggtgCTATGGAATGGGAACCCCAATCCTTTTAGGTGGTTAAATCATACTCTTCCCACCCTTTGGGTTACCATACCATTCCCATTAACCCCCATTCCCATACCCTCCATTCCCATTCCCGATTCCCATTCCCAACCTTAATCCAAACGCCCCCTTGATTAAACGGATTGGTAGTTTCTCTTTAAACCAGGGAGTTGATTCTATCATAAGAGGGGATCTTGATtttgatgtgtgtgtgtgtgtgatttgTGTGTTATTTTCCCTTGTTAACCCAGCTAGTTCATATGGTCAGTCTTTTCTTGCTAACACGCTTTATTTTATAAGGATTTTTTGTTGGTATTTGTTTTGCTAAATTTCACATCCTCTTGAACTCCTATTTATTCGATAAAATAAATTGACATTTTCctaatcttttttataaaatcatattttataaaatatttaaaatacttGACAAAGATTCCAAACACTTGTGTAGAAATGAGTGGTGGGAGATAGCGTTTGAAttgaaattttgtttgaagAGCGTAAAATAACGAAGGTGAGTTAATTTTGTGAGATATTTCGCCGGAAATAACTTGGAAGATGTTTTTACTAAGCTAGTTGACAATTGACATTGTATGCACACGGAAACTATACATACAACAAACAATTctatattttcttaataaatattGTTACCTATCTCTCTCCACACTTTTTCTCTCTCTTAGGGTTTCAGAGAGATTTCAATCTCAGTCCGATGACATCTCCGGCGACATCAGCATCACCGAACAAACAGCAATTCCTCAGCAGCGTCCTCTCGCAACGCGGTCCCTCATCTCTCCCCTACTCTGAAGACTGCAAATGGCTGATCCGTCAACATCTCGTCTCTCTCGCTGATTCCTATCCGTCTCTCCAACCTAAAACTGCGACCTTTACGCACAACGATGGCCGTACGGTCAATCTCCTCCAGGCGGAAGGTACGGTTCCGATGATCTATCAGAATGTTACTTACAATATTCCTATTGTTATTTGGCTTATGGAATCGTATCCACGTCATTCTCCTATTGTTTTCGTTAATCCGACTAGAGATATGATTATTAAGCGGCCGCATCCGTTTGTTAATCCGTCGGGGATGGTTTCGATTCCGTATTTGCAGAACTGGATATATCCTAGTTCTAATTTGCTGGATTTGTGTCGGAATTTGTCGCATTATTTTGGGCGCGATCCGCCTTTGTATTCGCAGCGTAGGCCTGTGCAGAATGTTAGCCCTAGTCCTAGTGTCAGTCCCAGTATGAGTCCTAGTGTTAGTTTTGATTCAAGTTCTGGTGGTGCGGCTGCGCGGCCTGCCATTCCGCCTGGGACGTATCCACCCTCGCCGTATAGTAGTGGAGGGAGGATGCAGTTTCCGGTGCCGACGCAGCCGGCTCCTCCGCAGAGGATTAGTGAGGATGCTGGGGAGGTTTTTAGGAGGAATGCAATTAATAAGTTGGTAGAGAATTTACATGGTGATATAGGGGCCATGAGGAAGAGTAAGGAAGCTGAGATGGAAGGATTGTTTGGTGTTCAAGGGGCGCTGAGGCAGCGCGCCGAACATATATCCAAAGGGGTCAGGGAAATGGAAGGGGAGAAGGAAGGGTTGGAAATGCAGTTACAGATGGTTTCCATGAATACTGATGTGTTGGAAGGGTGGTTGAGGGAGAATGAgggaaagaagaaggatggtgTTGGTATTGATGATGCTTTTGTGCCAGTAGACAACTTCTCTAAGCAGATGCTGGAGTGTACATCAGCTGATTTAGCTATTGAGGATGTTGTGTATGCGCTGGATAAAGCTGTTCAGGATGGATCAATTCCTTTTGATCAGTACTTGAGAACTATTCGGTCATTGTCTCGTGAGCAGTTCTTTCACCGTGCCACAGCATTGAAGGTCAGGGGTGTTCAGAATCAAGCACATGTTTCTAGTATGGCTGCTAGGGCATCACCATATCTGGCATAGTTTTGCTATTCATTTACTTTCTGCAGAAGACAGATGCAAGGATGAGGAACTTAGTTGTTGTGGTATGTCAATCCAGGTGTCCTCAAGATATGAATGTTTGATAATCCATATGATACTTGTTAAGATCGTTTGCTGTAAAATACGCTTACTGGTGCTATATACTCTTTGTTTTTCATGTTCTTTCTTGATATATTTTGATGGATTTTGTATAATCTAGATGATTTGAATCCACATTTAAATACTACCTTTCATGTGCTTAAATAATTGACACAAATTCGCTTTTTCAGCTTGCGCACAGTTCCCATTTTTCAGAAATACTAGTTTTCATGTGCTCATATAATTGACACATGGTTTTTTCTTTTTCCGGCTTGCACACAGTTCTCATTTTCAGTTTAATGTGTAAAATAGACCTTTCACACTATTAAGTCTTGTTTGAGGATGTGGTGTAGAAATCAAGTGGAATTGAACTTTGTCAGACTTAGATCCAGCTTCATTTTATCAACTGTTCACTAACCATGGATAGTTTCTTTTTTAAGTTTTACCTCAAAGTAAGAGGCTGTTTGTTTGGCCTTAGAACTTCAGTTCTGAAAAGCTAGATGGTGATGTCA
Protein-coding regions in this window:
- the LOC108204562 gene encoding protein ELC-like, coding for MTSPATSASPNKQQFLSSVLSQRGPSSLPYSEDCKWLIRQHLVSLADSYPSLQPKTATFTHNDGRTVNLLQAEGTVPMIYQNVTYNIPIVIWLMESYPRHSPIVFVNPTRDMIIKRPHPFVNPSGMVSIPYLQNWIYPSSNLLDLCRNLSHYFGRDPPLYSQRRPVQNVSPSPSVSPSMSPSVSFDSSSGGAAARPAIPPGTYPPSPYSSGGRMQFPVPTQPAPPQRISEDAGEVFRRNAINKLVENLHGDIGAMRKSKEAEMEGLFGVQGALRQRAEHISKGVREMEGEKEGLEMQLQMVSMNTDVLEGWLRENEGKKKDGVGIDDAFVPVDNFSKQMLECTSADLAIEDVVYALDKAVQDGSIPFDQYLRTIRSLSREQFFHRATALKVRGVQNQAHVSSMAARASPYLA